Within the Proteobacteria bacterium CG1_02_64_396 genome, the region TCGACTTTCTCAGCGCCTACCTGGTCGCCGCCACCACAACCATCGTCATGATCTCGGGTTACGCCGCATCGGCCCTGGGGAGTATCAAAAAGGGGGGGATCGTGTTGGTGCTGCTCGCCGGGCTGTACCTCTTCCTCTATTCCCTGCTGCAAATGGAGGACTACGCCCTGCTGATGGGGACGCTGTTGCTCACCTCGGTGCTCGCGGTGTTGATGTTCCTGACCCGCAAGCTGCGGCCCAACGGGGATCGACCCGAAATGGTGGAGGCGCAGGCCCCTTGACGGGGCGGTTGCTGCGAAGCCTTTGCGCAGGTGGAGCCGAGGTGGGATTCATGAGGGGATGCTGCCTCCACGCCATGGCCCTGTGGTGGGCGCTTGCCTGGGTATCCACGCCAGGTCGCAGGGCTGCCAAGCGTTGAACTGCGCCATCTGTGAACAGGGTTTTCCTTCGACCCCCCCTGTTTGTAGACCTTGCCGCGCTCTTCCGGCCTACCGTTCGGCTTAATAATCGACCCTTCCCGCCCTTGTCAGTCGCGCCAGCCGCACCCCCTTGAGCCCCTTGAGGCTGGCCGCCATCCCCTCCACCTCTTCGGGCGGCCCCTCCAGAATGATCGCCTCCAGGCAGTGGTCGTGGTCGATGTGCAGGTGGGTGGTGCAGCGCACCCCGGCGTGGTGGTGGTGCTGCACATCCATGATGCGGGTCGCCAACCCCGGTTGATGGTGGTCGTAGACGATGGTCAGTACCCCGAACACCTGCCCCTTTCCCTCCTCCCAGCTTTCTTCCACCAACTGTTCGCGCAGCAAATCGCGGATGTATTCCGAGCGGCTGGCGTAGCCGGTCTGCGCCACCTTGCGGTCGAGCTCTTCAAGCAGGGCATTGGGCAACGAGACCGAAAAACGGGTGAGGTCGTCGGGGCGGGTCATGGCGGGCTCCTTGAAAGGGTCGGACGTGTCGGACAAGTCTGACCGCTCCGACTGGTCTGACAAGTCGCGGCCTTTCAAGGCAAAGGGTGGAAAAGCCAGGTCGTCCAGGGGGCGTGTCTAATCCCAGTCGTGAACGTGGAAATGCCGATGCACGCTGTCGCCGTGGCGATGGCGGTGGGTGTGGGCCAGGTTGGCGGCGACCAGCAGGTCGAGGTCGGCCAGCGCCGCCTCCAGGGGGCCATCAAAGGCGATGCGGTGGTCCTCCCCCAAGATGATCGCCCGGCTTCCCAGCTCGGGAGCCAGACTCAGCACGTGGGTGGCGACCACCAGGGTGATGTCGAGGTCGGCCAGAAAATCGACCAGCCAGCCGGTGGCGCGGGGGTCGAGGTGGGCGGTCGGTTCGTCGAGCAGCAGCAGTTGCGGCTCCACCGCCAACAGCGCCGCCAAGGCCAGACGCTGCTTCTCGCCGCCGCTGAGCAGATAGGGGGGGGTCTCCAGATGTTTGCTCAAGCCCATGTGGGCCGCCCAGGCCCGGGCCCGATCCTCCGGCCCCTCCATCCCGAGTTGCTTGGGGCCAAAGGCGATCTCCTCCAGCACGGTGGGATGAAAAAGCATCGCCTCGGGGTGTTGAAACAGCAGTGCCACCTGGGCTCGGAAGCGGCGGCTGAAATCCCGCTGTCTGAGGCTCGCCTGCGTCACCGCCTCCCCTTGAAAACGGTAGTCTCCGGCGCCGGGGATGAGCAAACCGTCGAGGATTTTCAGCAGGGTTGACTTGCCGCAGCCGTTGGCCCCCAGCAGCACCACCCGCTCTTTTGGCGCCACCCGCAGATCGATGCCGTCGAGCGCGAGCACCC harbors:
- a CDS encoding ABC transporter; protein product: MPGAPNDAGVLALDGIDLRVAPKERVVLLGANGCGKSTLLKILDGLLIPGAGDYRFQGEAVTQASLRQRDFSRRFRAQVALLFQHPEAMLFHPTVLEEIAFGPKQLGMEGPEDRARAWAAHMGLSKHLETPPYLLSGGEKQRLALAALLAVEPQLLLLDEPTAHLDPRATGWLVDFLADLDITLVVATHVLSLAPELGSRAIILGEDHRIAFDGPLEAALADLDLLVAANLAHTHRHRHGDSVHRHFHVHDWD
- a CDS encoding nickel responsive regulator (Inhibits transcription at high concentrations of nickel), producing MTRPDDLTRFSVSLPNALLEELDRKVAQTGYASRSEYIRDLLREQLVEESWEEGKGQVFGVLTIVYDHHQPGLATRIMDVQHHHHAGVRCTTHLHIDHDHCLEAIILEGPPEEVEGMAASLKGLKGVRLARLTRAGRVDY